The following nucleotide sequence is from Mangifera indica cultivar Alphonso chromosome 1, CATAS_Mindica_2.1, whole genome shotgun sequence.
ttgttaaaattaacggtttaaaagacaaaatcgttattttatttataatgttaaaaataaattaaatttaatctagTTTTTCCCTCCtaacccttaaaaactaatcatttcctcttaaaccaaattttaaaaaatagcattccctcTTAGGGTTTAACTTTCAATCCCCGATGTCATCGTTGATGACGAAGCTTTTCAGAGGCATTACCATGCTTCGGCCgtctctcttttctcctctgGAACACTAGTCGGTCGAGATCTGACCTAGAAAGtcaaagaacttcgtcgagaGACGAAACTTTTCGACTTATCAGGCCAAATCTTGATCGACCGACATTCcagaggagaaaagagagacGGTCGGAGTATGATGATGCCTCTGGAAAGCTTCGTCGTCAACAATGGCATCGGATTTGACACcgaagattgaaaactaaaccttaggaaggaaaatgttattttttaaaacttggtctagaaaaaatttgttagtttttaagggttggaagaggaagagataaaattttaaggggttaggatttcgttaattttaactgtttatagatagataaatgagattttcaaagttaacgagagAAACTTTGAGATAATAGTATACTTTgtgtgggacatagtcctttggccttgaatTTATGGCCTTTGCTTATTTCTGTCTTTTCACACCTAGTGGAACCCAAAAATATTCAATGCAAATTAATTgggttagttttaattattaattataatcatcgtgctcattttatatataattatcatttttcaatgaGTATGAATAATGTTAATACTACTTTTCGTCCCCAAATGAATTTTGCATAAGAAAAATTACGATAGTTTAATCCATTATTTCAAGTTTTAcgtttttaattatgttatttattttcaaaaatcataataaaatttatcaaaaaagtgtttgaaaaatgataactttctagatatttttaataaatatagttatattattcttttaggGTGTAGTGCTCGATCTTGAGATAGATATTTTCCACCCTTTAATAGTCcgtaataatataattttgatttgataaaaagttaTTGTTTTTATGTAAACACGAGATAAAGATGAAAGGTTGTCCAAGTCTACATCATTGACTTTGTGActtcaaatatgtatatatatatttatttatttatttattatcagttttatgtgtgtatatatgtatatatatatataccccaCCGTTTAACTATGCATGCGGCAAGTACAGAGATGCTTCTGATGTCGATGTTGGCTGTGCTATTCATATTTAATGCTTCTTCATCATGTGGGCTCTGGCTACTTGATGCATATCTAATAAGCAATGACCAGATTCAGGCTACTCAACAATATATACATAGAATTAGGGCTTTCATATCAATTTCAATCCTTAATTTGGATCCACAGGGCCAATATACATGTTTTCAACGGGGAGCCAGCAGCACCTGTATTTGAGTCAACCGGAGTTAATAAAGGAACTGAAGCTGCACAAGTCCTTGGATTTAGGTAAACCTTCGTATCTTTCCAAAGCACTGGAGCCCATGTTGGGCAATGGCATCATTAAGGCTAATGGACATCAATGGGCCCTTCAGAGAAGACTAATTGCTCCTGAGTTCTTCCCCCACAAAGTTAAGGTAATCAATTAGGGGTGGATCCCATCAAAATTGGTTTGGATCGAATCTATAGCTCGacttaaaaagtcaatttcGAGCTATAGAGTTTCAATTTGATAGCtcaatttgagattgatttatttgttcatttgaTAATACTGTTTATTCTACTGATAATATCATTATCCCTTTAAAccaatttgaactcaatttaacTTGAAGACAACTGACCTGAATTTCAACTATAGTACCTATTCAAGCTCAAACTGAGCTCGGTTTGATATTGTAACCAACCAAAAGTCAGTCAAAACAACACTGTTTTGAtaagtattaattaaaaaggaaaatgactattttctacccaaattttaggtcattctcaaacATACATTTACAGGAGATGAAAAATCTCAATTCCCATCTATAGCCAAACTTtcgttaattttttctgttaaagagaggggtaaaataatcattttactatttatattaaaaagttactCCCCGCCCCCccaggttttagaaattaacataTCACATTTTCCTAAAGTTTTCGAAccttaaaaagtaacattttcaccctcaaacctagggtttccatattttttaaaacttagctgCCCCCCATAACcttcaaaaataacagtttcacctCTATTCTTCAACTTAATCTTCCAACATCGTctccggcctcctccttctcctggtgtgaTGGTGGTGGTACGATAAGAAGATCtccatctcctcgtcgcacggtgcgacaAAGAGAGAAAGATTCGTCATCCTTCGTTGCTCATCGTGTTGTCTAGAAGTgacgatgaaggacgacgaagTGTCGTTCTTCGTCTATTCTTTCAAATCTGAACGACAAAAGATTGTCCTTTTGTAGTcgaagatgggagatcggtGGAATGTGTTAACTAtcggtggtggccgaagaaggaagcaaactctaagggtgaaatctaaacttttcaaactttgaggatgggttgaggtgttagtttttaaaacctggaggggggaaataataaaattttaaagttttaaagtttatagataaaataacgattttacccctgtctctaactgaaattttagATGACAGTTTGGCCATGAGTGTGAGTtagagtttttcatctcccgtgggtGTAGGTTTAAAAATGGCCTAaaatttgggtagaaaatagtccttttccctaattaaaattttgccGTTCTGACATATTCCAATTGAGCTCTTCCAAGTTTGTGAGCTTGGCAAGTTCAAGATCAATCAAGTCAATGGCAATGGAGCTCAACCAGGCTTGGGTCAAATCCTTTCTTAAGTTTGAACAAgctcaaactaaatattatgattttaattcaaacttaaatcaacCTCAAACTTAATTTGGATAAGATCGAATCCACCAACCTTATAATCAATTGATGTTACCAAAATATCAGTCCCAGAATTTAACTGATCATAATTTGGATGAACTTTCATTCATCAAAAACTTTCGTTTTAGGGCATGATTGGTCTCATGGAGGAATGCACCATGGCAATGGTGAAAACATGGGAGACTCGACTGAGTGAAAGCCAAGGAGGAGTTGCAGACTTGATGGTTGACCAAGATATAAGAAGCCTTTCTGCAGATATCATCTCAAGAGCTTGCTTTGGAAGCTCTTACTCCCAAGGCAAAAATATTTTCGCCAAGTTACGGGCCATGCAAGAAGCCATGTCCAAGCCAAGTTTACTCTTCGGACTTCCAAGCTTAAAGTACACACATGCATCCACAGCACAGCTTTAAATATATGTACTCTACAGATTcccatatttatttatttatatatcaagtTTTTTTCAGGTGGTTCAGATTCCTTCCAACAAAGAGTAACAGAGAGATATGGAGGTTAAAGAAAGAGGTGGAGGAGTTGATACTGAAGGTGGTCAAAGATCGCCAAGAAGAGAGCCAAAAGGATACTGGTAAATATGGAGAAGATCTTTTAGAAATGATACTTGAAAGTGCTGCAACTGATGCTGAATTGCACAAAAGCAAGCATGATACGCATCGTTTTATAGTGGACAATTGCAAAAACATCTACTTTGCCGGCTATGAAACGACGGCTCTGTCCGCCTCCTGGACCTTGATGCTTCTTGCACTCCACCCTGAATGGCAAGAACGTGTTCGAGCTGAGATAGTTCACATCTGGGGCGATAAGAATCAGCATCAGACTGACTTAGACAAACTTCACCAATTGAAAACGGTATTTCATTTATCCAAGAATTGAGTTTCAGTccatttgagttcaattcagttaaaaaaaatagatctcGAACCTAAGATCAAGCTCGACAAGATCCCTTTAAGTCAATTCAGTTTTGGCTCAGTTTAAAAagagttaaacttgaatttaactcaagtttggttaTAGTATTGAGTTAATTTGAACTAAGTTTTACTCAATACTGAATCAAAAgtgattaaaacgatattgttttgatatgcattaatcaaaataacattattttggttaattcaaataaaacttttataggCTTATGAGCTTAACGAACCGAACACCCTTAACatcgaactcaaacttaataatataaaaccttTAGATTCAAACTTATCAAAATCCGAGCAAATAAACAAGCTAAAGCCAAGTGAATAGGAATCCAACCCTCATAAGGattatttgttttgtgttaTATTGAAAGCAAAGTGATTAATACTCAAAGTTCACTCACTTTAATGAGAAATTTTGAAACTTCTATCCTttgtatagaaaaaaaaatcagtccTTCGATCTAAATTTACTTAAGTGCAATCCGAATGTTTCGTATTTGCATGCAGCTGACAATGGTGATTCAAGAGAGCCTGCGTCTCTACGCCCCATCAGTTGTCGTGGCAAGAGAAGCATTTGCGGACATACAGTTGGGAAAACTGACGGTGCCAAAAGGAGTACACATGTGGAACTTAATCCCGGCGCTGCACCGGGATCCTGAGAACTGGGGTGCTGACGCCAATGAGTTCAAGCCTGAGAGATTTGCAGGAGGCATATCTGAAGCCTGCAAATATCCACAAGCTTATGTGCCATTCGGTTTTGGAAGTCGACTGTGCGTGGGACGAACCTTTGCATTGATAGAACTGAAAATCGTGCTCTCCATTCTTGTATCCAACTTCTCCGTCTCCCTCTCGCCGGAATATCGCCACTCTCCAGTGTATAAAATGCTGTTAATGCCTGAACATGGCATGAGACTACTGGTGAACAAAGTGTAGATTCATGCTAGTGTTCAGTATTTCAATTATAAGGTGGTTGTTTGTACATAATCAGAcagattcaaattaagtttgctTTTGATTAATTCGATTAGCTTGTTAACTCTAACTCAAACTTGCTTTTGATCGATTCGATAAGTTTGCTAACTCATGATTTAACTAGAGTAAAGTATAAAAGAAACCCATTAAagttttaaatcttatattaaaacccctcaaattttattttctataatttgcAAAATAGGTTAATTGACAAATATaagttacaaaaattaaatataattttttaaattaaattcgagcCAATTATTTCTATTTCGggttaaaaatttatgaaactaataaacttgaatcaaactcaaaccaaatattACTTACTCACTTTGATTACATCCCTTCCCATGACTACTTTGCCCAGTAAAAACATGTCCTTGTGCTTTGATGGAGAAGTGAAGTCGACAAAAATGAAGTTGTGTGCACATCAATAATTGATAAGGGGACAATAATTCTTGCCCACAAGCGTTAAACTTATATCAAGACTACTAAAGATAACAGAATGTGAcatttaaacatatttattttatttttattaaagcaaattact
It contains:
- the LOC123214983 gene encoding cytochrome P450 714A1-like codes for the protein MTMVFWCTVAVTGVVLLLYRLIQVYETVWKKPKRIRSTLSKQGIGGPTPAFLYGNVKEIQNMESESALMVKKPEDEDEDGKSSTVKSVSHHHWLRSTFPYLQRWTFDYGPIYMFSTGSQQHLYLSQPELIKELKLHKSLDLGKPSYLSKALEPMLGNGIIKANGHQWALQRRLIAPEFFPHKVKGMIGLMEECTMAMVKTWETRLSESQGGVADLMVDQDIRSLSADIISRACFGSSYSQGKNIFAKLRAMQEAMSKPSLLFGLPSLKWFRFLPTKSNREIWRLKKEVEELILKVVKDRQEESQKDTGKYGEDLLEMILESAATDAELHKSKHDTHRFIVDNCKNIYFAGYETTALSASWTLMLLALHPEWQERVRAEIVHIWGDKNQHQTDLDKLHQLKTLTMVIQESLRLYAPSVVVAREAFADIQLGKLTVPKGVHMWNLIPALHRDPENWGADANEFKPERFAGGISEACKYPQAYVPFGFGSRLCVGRTFALIELKIVLSILVSNFSVSLSPEYRHSPVYKMLLMPEHGMRLLVNKV